The Saxibacter everestensis genome has a window encoding:
- a CDS encoding APC family permease: MTSNKPVTLATRLGLAGVVFFGLAYMAPGIVQSTFGVVSEASHGVAPTAYLVATGAMLLTGLSYAALARRLPSAGSAYSYAGTLLGRGAGFLVGWVILLDYLFLPMVAWLIQSVYLNAQFPGVPIWGWLLLNIGLTTGINVLGIVLADRVNKALTVLALGGIVVSALVIVGYLVGRPAPELAPAIWNPGTSIVAVTSAAAIAAYSFLGFDAISTLSEETKNPRKTIPRGILLTLLIGGVIFVVVSGLMQLAHPGGTFEIADTAGYTISITTGGQMFADVLNLVGIVGGFASGLAIQATSSRLLYVMGRDGVLPGRLFGRLSHRFRVPWINVVLIGAIGLLATTLDIAQATSLINFGAFLAFTAVNISYVTLLWKTRKPVSLPLRVLASIPAVLGAIVDIVLLTQLHASAQAIGAVWLALGIGYLALVTRGFRRPVPKATEGGRSSSADGSEPEHAPLGVLKQEDDGIPDRV, translated from the coding sequence ATGACGTCGAACAAACCCGTAACACTCGCCACCCGGCTCGGGCTCGCCGGAGTGGTCTTCTTCGGCCTTGCCTATATGGCGCCCGGAATCGTGCAGTCCACCTTCGGCGTCGTCTCGGAGGCGAGCCATGGCGTGGCGCCGACCGCCTACCTTGTCGCCACTGGGGCGATGCTGCTTACCGGACTCTCCTACGCGGCGCTCGCGCGGCGTCTCCCCAGCGCGGGATCAGCGTACTCCTATGCCGGCACCCTGCTCGGTCGTGGTGCCGGGTTCCTGGTTGGCTGGGTCATTCTGCTCGACTACCTGTTTCTCCCGATGGTCGCCTGGCTGATTCAGTCGGTGTACCTCAATGCTCAATTCCCGGGTGTGCCGATCTGGGGATGGCTGCTTCTGAACATTGGCCTCACGACTGGCATCAACGTGCTCGGCATCGTGCTGGCGGACCGGGTCAACAAAGCACTGACGGTACTAGCTCTCGGTGGGATCGTGGTGTCAGCCCTCGTGATCGTCGGTTACCTCGTCGGGCGGCCAGCACCCGAGCTCGCACCGGCCATCTGGAATCCCGGCACCTCAATCGTTGCCGTCACCTCGGCAGCGGCGATAGCCGCGTATTCATTCCTTGGCTTCGACGCGATCAGCACCCTCAGCGAGGAGACGAAGAACCCGAGGAAGACGATCCCGCGCGGCATCCTGCTAACCCTGCTGATCGGTGGCGTGATCTTCGTTGTCGTCTCGGGACTCATGCAGCTCGCGCACCCCGGAGGCACGTTCGAGATCGCCGACACCGCCGGTTACACCATCTCGATCACCACGGGTGGCCAGATGTTTGCCGACGTGCTCAACCTGGTCGGCATTGTCGGTGGCTTCGCCTCAGGACTGGCGATCCAGGCAACATCGAGCCGGCTTCTGTACGTCATGGGCCGTGACGGTGTGCTGCCCGGCAGGCTATTCGGGCGGCTCAGTCACCGATTCCGGGTCCCGTGGATCAACGTCGTTCTGATCGGCGCGATCGGTTTGCTGGCGACTACCCTCGACATTGCGCAGGCCACCTCGCTGATCAACTTCGGAGCCTTCCTCGCATTCACAGCTGTCAATATCTCGTACGTCACCCTGCTCTGGAAAACCAGGAAGCCCGTCTCGCTGCCGCTGCGTGTGCTCGCGTCGATCCCCGCCGTTCTCGGCGCCATCGTCGATATCGTCCTGCTGACGCAACTGCATGCGAGCGCGCAGGCCATCGGCGCCGTGTGGCTTGCCCTCGGCATCGGCTACCTGGCCTTGGTGACCCGCGGATTCAGGCGTCCTGTGCCCAAAGCAACTGAGGGCGGCAGATCGTCATCCGCAGACGGTTCAGAGCCGGAGCACGCGCCGCTCGGTGTGCTCAAGCAGGAGGATGACGGGATTCCGGACCGGGTTTAG
- a CDS encoding vWA domain-containing protein, giving the protein MPTPAFRRSVRPTARRRQATALLLTLLAGAVFSAIGLATPSSAATTSVPTMVVLDASGSMKAADSSGTRMDAAKDATKSLIDSVPADARLGLSAYGTSTSSADSAKAAGCKDVKTLAKVGPVDKARLKKTVEGIKASGYTPVGAALKAAAAELPTSGARSIVLVSDGIDTCAPPDACDVAKDLKEKGFDLNVHVVGFKVKGGARKQLNCIAEATGGSYADAGDTRTLTEKLQTQTKRGIEGYKPTGTPVEGTEDPAEAPLIEPGQYTDVLREAPEGDRQGSELHYKIRLDGSERINVAATSLLPTAKSGSNDYFGAKIELMDSEGASCTTRNNNDLQVGTGAEALPTTINYSAVDPADEKYCNRESGEFTILVARLGDLKDVQVPIELIVGTEPIPAKADGKPAASSPEKFVAPAARSGAAPRDVKGGDSFNTAPVLTPGTFTDRIAVGERRFYSVPVTYGQRLSVSATPGGETKGSPTAKVDIANPLRQKLRLSEDSSYVASLNSGDYSVVSASTIVPVRYRNTESPDEDIQQYYLDGNYYFVVQIEDEDGDPNKGVEVPYTLNIDTPGEIETGATYEKTEATPGDDGRKVDPLAAVTTALTSPWVWGPALGVLVLAIGAAILIPLLLRRRRRG; this is encoded by the coding sequence GTGCCCACCCCAGCATTCCGTCGATCCGTCAGACCAACAGCACGCCGTCGGCAAGCCACCGCCCTATTGCTGACGCTGCTCGCCGGAGCGGTCTTCTCCGCCATTGGCCTGGCCACTCCTTCGAGCGCGGCCACGACCTCGGTGCCCACCATGGTTGTCCTTGACGCTTCGGGGTCGATGAAGGCTGCCGATTCGAGCGGTACCCGGATGGACGCGGCTAAGGACGCGACGAAGTCATTGATCGATTCCGTGCCGGCGGATGCGCGGCTCGGACTGAGCGCCTACGGCACGTCGACGTCGAGCGCCGACTCCGCTAAGGCTGCGGGCTGCAAGGACGTGAAGACACTTGCCAAGGTGGGACCTGTCGACAAGGCAAGGCTCAAGAAGACGGTCGAGGGCATCAAGGCGTCGGGCTACACGCCAGTCGGGGCGGCACTCAAGGCGGCCGCCGCGGAACTGCCCACCAGCGGCGCCCGGTCCATCGTGTTGGTTTCCGACGGGATTGACACCTGCGCGCCGCCGGACGCCTGCGATGTCGCGAAGGACCTGAAAGAGAAGGGCTTCGACCTGAACGTTCACGTGGTGGGCTTCAAAGTGAAAGGCGGCGCGCGCAAACAGCTGAACTGTATCGCCGAGGCGACCGGCGGCAGCTATGCCGACGCCGGCGACACCAGGACGCTGACCGAAAAGCTGCAGACCCAGACGAAGCGCGGCATCGAAGGCTACAAGCCGACCGGAACCCCCGTCGAGGGAACTGAAGATCCGGCAGAAGCGCCGCTGATCGAACCGGGTCAGTACACCGATGTGCTCCGCGAGGCACCGGAGGGAGACCGGCAAGGTTCGGAACTGCACTACAAGATTCGACTCGACGGTTCCGAGCGGATCAACGTTGCGGCCACCTCGCTGCTACCGACGGCGAAGTCCGGCAGCAACGATTACTTCGGAGCCAAAATCGAACTGATGGACTCCGAAGGGGCCAGTTGCACGACGCGCAATAACAACGACCTTCAGGTCGGCACCGGGGCCGAAGCGCTGCCAACGACGATCAATTATTCTGCCGTCGATCCGGCAGACGAAAAGTACTGCAACCGGGAATCTGGCGAGTTCACCATCCTGGTTGCCCGACTCGGCGATTTGAAGGATGTCCAGGTACCGATCGAACTCATCGTCGGCACTGAGCCGATTCCGGCCAAGGCCGACGGAAAGCCTGCGGCCAGCTCACCCGAAAAGTTCGTCGCGCCGGCCGCTCGTTCTGGTGCCGCGCCGAGGGACGTCAAGGGTGGCGACAGCTTCAATACCGCCCCGGTGCTGACGCCCGGAACGTTCACGGACCGGATAGCCGTCGGCGAGCGCAGGTTCTACTCAGTTCCGGTCACTTACGGTCAGCGGTTGTCTGTGTCCGCCACTCCCGGAGGCGAGACGAAGGGCAGCCCGACGGCGAAGGTCGATATCGCCAACCCGCTGCGACAGAAATTGAGACTCTCCGAGGACAGCAGTTACGTAGCCAGCCTCAACAGCGGCGACTACTCCGTTGTCTCGGCCAGCACCATCGTTCCGGTGCGCTACCGGAACACCGAATCGCCGGACGAGGACATCCAGCAGTACTACCTGGACGGCAACTACTACTTCGTCGTCCAGATCGAGGACGAGGACGGCGACCCGAACAAGGGCGTCGAGGTGCCCTACACGCTCAACATCGACACTCCCGGCGAGATCGAAACGGGTGCGACGTATGAGAAGACGGAGGCGACGCCCGGCGATGACGGCAGGAAGGTGGACCCGCTGGCCGCGGTCACTACAGCCCTGACATCCCCATGGGTCTGGGGACCAGCGCTCGGCGTACTGGTGCTGGCGATCGGTGCCGCAATCCTGATTCCGCTGCTGCTTCGCCGGCGCAGGCGAGGCTGA
- a CDS encoding ECF transporter S component: MSDSVAVAKPRHSWRVVDIVVAAVLGVAVGVVFWGWSALYPVIGVATAAFPPIAGLYAGGWLIAGVLGGLIIRKPGAALFCELIAAAVEGVLGTHFGMTVLISGFVQGVGAELGFALFRYRKFNLLVAVVAGLVTGLFLGVSENILYNNQWAFVWQLSYVVAAMVSGVVIAGLLSWFAARALAKTGALSAFASGRSAKEI, encoded by the coding sequence ATGTCTGATTCTGTAGCAGTTGCAAAACCACGCCACTCCTGGCGAGTTGTCGACATTGTCGTGGCCGCCGTTCTCGGCGTCGCCGTCGGCGTGGTGTTCTGGGGCTGGTCGGCCCTCTACCCGGTTATCGGAGTGGCAACCGCAGCCTTCCCGCCGATCGCCGGCCTGTACGCAGGCGGCTGGCTGATCGCCGGCGTGCTCGGTGGACTGATAATCCGCAAGCCGGGCGCCGCCTTGTTCTGCGAGCTGATCGCGGCGGCGGTGGAGGGCGTTCTTGGCACGCACTTCGGCATGACGGTGCTGATTTCCGGCTTTGTTCAGGGCGTGGGCGCCGAGCTGGGATTCGCGCTGTTCCGGTACCGGAAGTTCAACCTGCTGGTGGCCGTGGTCGCCGGTCTGGTCACCGGACTGTTCCTCGGGGTGTCAGAGAACATCCTGTACAACAACCAGTGGGCGTTCGTCTGGCAGTTGAGCTACGTAGTCGCCGCGATGGTTTCCGGAGTGGTCATCGCCGGGCTGCTGTCCTGGTTCGCTGCCCGGGCGCTGGCGAAGACCGGTGCGCTCTCGGCCTTCGCATCGGGGCGCAGCGCGAAGGAAATCTGA
- a CDS encoding ABC transporter ATP-binding protein: MPAQVRPAAIEARDWGWRHAGRKAFAVRNLDLSVAPGERVLLLGSSGAGKSTLLHALAGVLPDDTGYAEGSLLVDGKPPQHNRGGSGLVLQDPESQVILARVGDDIAFGLENLCVPPDQIWPRVDAARHAVGLDVRRDHPTALLSGGQKQRLALAGVIAMRPGLIVLDEPTANLDPAGVTEVRDAVIRVADATGATLIVVEHRVAVWAAAVDRVAVLGAGGGLIADGSPDVLHEPALRQELSGAGVWLPGVAPGIPQARARQRSRPTSATGRAAEAVLLEASGLSVSRSKRGMPAASGIDVTISQARALGIVGVNGSGKSTLALTLAGLIPARSGSLRASAALARGVAENPIRWTSKQLVTRCGTVFQEPEHQFLTSRVFDELAYGPRRIELPEVEVRARVDGLLDRLRLSRLAEANPFTLSGGEKRRLSVATMLATRPQVLILDEPTFGQDANTWAQLVELMAEQLNAGTSVVAVTHDEPFLDALADERLRLGAAFSESAAAHR, from the coding sequence ATGCCTGCGCAAGTTCGCCCGGCTGCCATCGAGGCCCGTGACTGGGGCTGGCGGCATGCCGGCCGTAAGGCATTTGCCGTGCGCAACCTGGATCTTTCGGTCGCGCCCGGTGAACGCGTGCTGCTGCTTGGTTCGTCCGGTGCGGGAAAGTCAACCCTTCTGCACGCCCTTGCCGGCGTGCTGCCGGATGACACCGGTTATGCCGAGGGCTCCCTGCTGGTGGACGGCAAGCCGCCGCAGCACAACCGGGGAGGCAGCGGCCTGGTGCTGCAGGACCCGGAAAGCCAGGTAATCCTGGCACGAGTCGGGGACGATATCGCCTTCGGCCTGGAGAACCTGTGCGTCCCGCCGGACCAGATCTGGCCCCGGGTGGATGCCGCTCGCCACGCCGTCGGTCTCGACGTGCGGCGTGACCACCCGACGGCCCTGCTTTCGGGTGGGCAGAAGCAGCGCCTTGCGCTGGCTGGCGTTATTGCGATGAGGCCCGGGCTTATCGTCCTCGACGAACCGACCGCCAACCTCGACCCGGCTGGCGTCACCGAGGTCCGGGATGCCGTCATCCGGGTCGCGGATGCAACCGGCGCGACTCTGATCGTTGTCGAGCACCGGGTCGCGGTGTGGGCCGCGGCAGTAGACCGGGTTGCGGTTCTCGGCGCAGGCGGCGGCCTGATTGCTGACGGCAGCCCGGACGTGCTGCACGAACCGGCGCTCCGGCAGGAACTCAGTGGCGCAGGCGTCTGGCTGCCCGGTGTGGCGCCGGGTATCCCGCAGGCCCGGGCGCGGCAGCGCTCCCGTCCCACTTCGGCTACCGGACGTGCTGCCGAGGCCGTTCTGCTTGAGGCCAGCGGGCTGTCGGTCTCCCGCAGCAAGCGCGGAATGCCGGCCGCCAGTGGGATTGACGTGACCATCAGTCAGGCACGGGCGCTCGGCATCGTCGGGGTGAACGGATCCGGGAAGTCGACTCTGGCGTTGACGCTTGCCGGGCTGATTCCGGCCCGGTCCGGATCACTGCGTGCCAGTGCCGCCCTTGCTCGCGGTGTCGCGGAGAACCCGATCCGATGGACGTCGAAACAGCTCGTCACCCGTTGTGGCACTGTGTTTCAGGAACCTGAGCACCAGTTCCTTACCTCCCGGGTTTTCGACGAGTTGGCCTATGGCCCACGACGGATCGAACTGCCCGAGGTCGAGGTGCGCGCGCGGGTCGACGGCCTGCTCGACCGGCTGCGGCTGAGCCGACTGGCCGAAGCCAATCCGTTCACGCTGTCCGGTGGCGAGAAGCGGCGCCTCTCCGTAGCGACCATGCTTGCGACCAGGCCACAGGTTCTCATTCTCGATGAGCCGACCTTCGGACAGGATGCCAATACCTGGGCTCAGCTCGTCGAGCTGATGGCCGAACAGCTGAATGCCGGAACGTCGGTCGTTGCGGTAACGCACGACGAACCATTTCTCGATGCGCTGGCCGATGAGCGGCTGCGGCTGGGCGCCGCGTTCAGCGAATCAGCGGCGGCGCACCGATGA
- a CDS encoding energy-coupling factor transporter transmembrane component T family protein, which yields MSAGLLAPQLRRTPISAANPVSKLIAAFIITIAIVLSVDIVSAGVALILELALLPISGLALGPLARRLWPIPIAAVVAGYGTALLAEDSGAMLFQLGPISFSEGSLLAGVAITLRALAIALPGIILMATTDPTDLADGLAQRLKLPARFVLGALAGFRLMGLLVEEWQSLGLARRARGIESGRNIFARLKGFLGQAFGLLVQAIRRATRLSVAMEGRGFGGDRRTWARESRFTSRDFWLILGAILLAGISIAAAVLLGSWNFIGS from the coding sequence ATGAGCGCCGGCCTGCTCGCTCCGCAGTTGCGCCGGACTCCGATCTCCGCGGCGAATCCGGTGTCGAAACTGATCGCTGCCTTCATAATCACGATTGCGATCGTGCTCAGTGTGGACATCGTGTCCGCTGGCGTTGCGCTGATCCTGGAACTCGCCCTGCTGCCGATCAGCGGTCTGGCGCTTGGCCCGCTGGCTCGGCGACTCTGGCCAATCCCGATCGCCGCCGTGGTTGCGGGTTATGGCACGGCACTGCTGGCGGAGGATTCCGGTGCGATGCTGTTTCAGCTGGGGCCGATCTCCTTCTCCGAAGGTTCACTGCTCGCCGGTGTCGCGATCACTCTGCGCGCGCTGGCGATCGCATTGCCCGGGATAATCCTGATGGCCACAACCGATCCGACGGACCTGGCGGATGGACTTGCGCAGCGGCTGAAGCTTCCCGCTCGTTTCGTGCTGGGGGCGCTAGCCGGATTCCGGCTGATGGGTCTCCTGGTTGAGGAGTGGCAGTCACTCGGGCTCGCCCGGAGGGCTCGGGGCATCGAATCCGGCCGGAACATTTTCGCCCGGCTGAAGGGCTTCCTCGGCCAGGCCTTTGGGCTGCTGGTGCAGGCAATTCGCCGGGCCACCCGGCTGTCCGTAGCGATGGAGGGCCGCGGTTTCGGCGGCGATCGGCGAACCTGGGCGCGGGAATCCCGGTTCACCTCACGTGATTTCTGGCTGATTCTCGGCGCGATCCTGCTGGCCGGGATCAGCATTGCGGCCGCCGTGTTGCTCGGCAGCTGGAACTTCATCGGGAGTTAA
- a CDS encoding copper resistance CopC family protein produces the protein MRVTAGHARRGRPANVRYAAVVLVALLALSFSLIGGAASAHNVLESTNPEDRSTVTTVPDRIKLSFDQAAVSMGTTIDVEGPAGRLPVSKPELVDGEVSVRLGGELPAGDYSVTWRVTSADGHPISGSFGFVAEQAASYLPLDGAAEPSSSAGTSQSADAESADAQNEGTPSADADNETGSASLAITVAAIVAVVIAIGIIAISRRKR, from the coding sequence ATGCGCGTCACAGCCGGGCATGCCCGGCGTGGCCGGCCTGCAAACGTCCGGTATGCCGCAGTCGTACTGGTCGCCCTGCTCGCGCTGAGTTTCAGCCTGATTGGCGGGGCGGCAAGTGCACACAATGTACTGGAGTCGACAAACCCGGAGGATCGGTCCACGGTTACCACGGTTCCGGACCGGATCAAGCTGTCCTTCGACCAGGCGGCCGTATCGATGGGAACGACGATTGATGTCGAGGGACCAGCTGGACGGCTCCCGGTATCGAAGCCGGAGCTAGTCGACGGTGAAGTCTCGGTGCGACTGGGCGGTGAGCTCCCCGCGGGCGATTACTCCGTCACCTGGCGGGTGACTTCTGCGGACGGCCATCCAATCTCTGGTTCCTTCGGGTTCGTTGCGGAACAGGCCGCCAGCTACCTACCGCTCGACGGAGCTGCCGAGCCGAGCAGTTCTGCCGGCACCTCTCAGTCGGCAGACGCTGAGTCTGCTGACGCGCAGAACGAGGGGACGCCGTCCGCCGATGCCGATAACGAGACTGGCTCAGCCAGCCTGGCGATAACGGTCGCGGCGATAGTAGCCGTCGTCATCGCGATCGGAATCATCGCGATCAGCCGGCGCAAGCGCTAG
- a CDS encoding YcnI family copper-binding membrane protein, protein MNTIRRISTAAAVAALVVLPAAAASAHVRVIPDSTAADSYSELAFRVPNESDTAGTVRVKVTLPTATPLTSVSTKPVPGWTAKVTEGELPKPIEVDGATITKAPLSVTWTADKGTQIAPGQYQTFPISAGPLPKEGLTLTLPAEQTYSDGEVVSWSERTKKDGSEPELPAPAFQVTAAESEGHHDPADKAAGSADTATEPDDVMARWLGSLGLAVGIIAVAIALLGRRGKAA, encoded by the coding sequence ATGAATACAATTCGACGCATTTCCACTGCCGCTGCCGTGGCTGCCCTCGTAGTTCTACCGGCCGCTGCTGCCTCCGCCCACGTCCGGGTGATACCCGATTCCACCGCCGCCGACAGCTACTCGGAACTCGCGTTCCGGGTACCCAATGAATCGGACACCGCAGGCACCGTGCGGGTCAAGGTCACGCTGCCGACCGCGACCCCACTGACCAGTGTCTCGACCAAGCCGGTGCCAGGCTGGACCGCCAAGGTGACCGAAGGCGAGCTGCCCAAGCCGATCGAGGTGGATGGCGCCACGATCACCAAGGCACCGCTTTCGGTGACCTGGACCGCGGACAAGGGGACTCAGATAGCTCCCGGGCAGTATCAGACATTCCCGATCTCCGCCGGGCCGCTGCCCAAGGAGGGCTTGACGCTTACTCTGCCGGCCGAACAGACCTACTCCGATGGTGAGGTGGTCAGCTGGTCCGAGCGGACAAAGAAGGATGGCTCGGAACCCGAACTCCCGGCTCCTGCTTTCCAGGTCACTGCGGCCGAGTCCGAAGGGCATCACGACCCGGCGGATAAGGCGGCCGGCTCTGCAGATACCGCAACCGAACCTGACGATGTCATGGCCCGCTGGCTGGGCAGCCTCGGCCTGGCGGTTGGAATCATCGCCGTCGCAATCGCGCTGCTCGGGCGTCGTGGCAAGGCAGCCTGA
- a CDS encoding aminodeoxychorismate lyase, giving the protein MPSPALVLVDPVTGSFEAADPGAPHLRVDDLAAVRGDGIFETLLHRNGVSRALEAHLSRFANSARMLDLPAPDPQLWRSAIGAVIDNHGDADEIAVRFTLSRGPDGANSPTGWALASTPSAAVLAERSNGIDVLALDRGFASGTAERAPWLLLGAKTLSYAVNMAALRYARQHDKHDVVFTTSDGVVLEGPTSTVVIARGRELLTPEPSSGILFGTMQRELFRAASDAGWTCGYKDLSVQDIVTADGAWLCSSVRLLAAINSLDGRALPADPKLQAEIKALLLQ; this is encoded by the coding sequence ATGCCCAGTCCAGCACTCGTCCTGGTCGATCCCGTCACAGGCAGTTTCGAAGCAGCCGACCCCGGTGCCCCGCACCTTCGAGTCGATGACCTGGCCGCGGTCCGTGGCGACGGCATCTTCGAAACGCTTTTGCATCGCAATGGCGTCTCCCGTGCGCTCGAAGCACACCTGAGCCGGTTCGCGAATTCGGCCAGGATGCTCGACCTTCCGGCACCGGACCCGCAGCTGTGGCGTTCAGCCATCGGGGCGGTCATCGACAACCATGGCGACGCAGACGAGATCGCCGTCCGGTTCACCCTCAGCCGCGGCCCGGACGGCGCGAACTCGCCGACCGGTTGGGCACTCGCCTCGACCCCGTCTGCGGCCGTGCTGGCCGAACGCAGCAACGGCATTGATGTGCTCGCCCTCGACCGAGGTTTCGCCAGCGGCACAGCCGAACGGGCCCCCTGGCTACTGCTCGGCGCCAAGACACTCTCCTACGCGGTGAACATGGCCGCGCTGCGCTATGCGCGCCAGCACGACAAGCACGACGTTGTCTTCACCACCTCCGACGGCGTGGTGCTGGAGGGCCCGACATCGACCGTCGTCATTGCCCGCGGGCGTGAACTCCTCACCCCGGAACCGAGCAGTGGGATTCTGTTCGGCACGATGCAGCGAGAACTGTTCCGCGCCGCGTCCGACGCCGGCTGGACCTGCGGCTACAAGGATCTGTCGGTCCAGGATATTGTGACTGCGGATGGCGCCTGGCTGTGCTCGTCGGTGCGGCTGCTGGCCGCGATCAATTCGCTCGATGGAAGGGCGCTCCCGGCCGACCCGAAGCTGCAGGCCGAGATCAAGGCCCTGTTGCTTCAGTGA
- a CDS encoding DMT family transporter, whose amino-acid sequence MSTLALLLVLGGAFAHATWNLAAKGGASSGPPFVWVCSLVSVIVLAPFAVFTLATTDVLWGPMLLGGGISGILHAGYFLLLQRGYLAGDISLVYPMARGSGPLLSVIFAVVLFGERPSLLALLGAAAVIAGVAVIGLAGARLQRINKPAIGFGLATGVIIAGYTLWDAFAVTELAASPIVLSWLSSVVEVMVISPLLAGKWDEVRAVWAGSRRQAMIVGIGSPVAYILVLFAMQIAPVSLVAPGREFSVVLVSLAGWLWLKEPHPQKRLAGAVVVLCGVILIAFG is encoded by the coding sequence GTGTCTACTCTCGCTCTTCTTCTTGTCCTCGGCGGTGCCTTTGCCCACGCCACCTGGAATCTCGCCGCCAAGGGAGGCGCGTCAAGCGGGCCGCCTTTTGTCTGGGTTTGCAGCCTCGTGTCGGTCATCGTCCTGGCGCCATTCGCCGTTTTTACGCTTGCCACTACCGACGTCCTCTGGGGCCCGATGCTGCTGGGCGGTGGCATAAGCGGAATTCTGCACGCCGGCTACTTTCTGCTGCTGCAGCGTGGCTATCTCGCCGGTGACATCTCCCTTGTCTACCCGATGGCCCGGGGGAGTGGCCCACTGCTGTCCGTGATCTTCGCGGTGGTGTTGTTCGGTGAGCGCCCGAGCCTGCTGGCATTGCTCGGCGCCGCGGCGGTTATCGCGGGTGTCGCCGTGATAGGGCTCGCGGGCGCTCGGCTACAGCGAATCAACAAGCCGGCAATCGGCTTCGGACTCGCCACCGGGGTGATAATCGCCGGCTATACCCTATGGGACGCGTTCGCTGTCACCGAGCTTGCCGCTTCGCCCATCGTGCTGAGCTGGCTGTCATCCGTCGTCGAGGTGATGGTGATTTCGCCGCTGCTCGCCGGGAAGTGGGACGAGGTACGTGCGGTCTGGGCCGGGAGTCGGCGACAGGCCATGATCGTTGGAATCGGTTCGCCGGTCGCCTACATCCTCGTGCTGTTCGCCATGCAGATCGCACCTGTATCGCTGGTAGCGCCTGGCCGCGAGTTCAGCGTCGTGCTGGTGAGCCTCGCCGGTTGGCTCTGGCTGAAGGAGCCGCATCCGCAAAAGCGGCTGGCCGGAGCCGTTGTGGTGCTGTGCGGCGTGATTCTGATCGCCTTCGGCTAG
- a CDS encoding phosphatase PAP2 family protein — protein sequence MEQRNDRGPDPVASGTDLVSSPDGPTSGIASAPAPDTGSDLLPDTGSGLPSETASGSASQAVNRRAHRRRVPLIFGLSTAILFTVGALAVYRMVAVADVVLPIDHTVLYWGLAERTPGRDAVITGFTNLGGSIGMTILAGCTAVLISVLQRSWIPLITVACTAAGTISITILGKTAFARSRPDFEFAVPPLEHGYSFPSGHSLNAVALTAVAVYLLVRWQRTRLARTLTIVVGTVFALGMCLSRLFLGHHWATDVLAGICIALAWAAVVIATHAIVDLERRRRRAQDSISALRSVAA from the coding sequence ATGGAACAAAGGAACGACCGAGGGCCAGATCCAGTAGCGTCGGGAACTGATCTCGTCAGTTCGCCGGACGGCCCGACCTCCGGCATCGCGAGCGCCCCGGCCCCCGACACCGGTAGCGACCTGCTGCCCGACACCGGGAGCGGCCTGCCATCGGAAACCGCGAGCGGCTCAGCCAGCCAAGCGGTGAACCGCCGGGCGCATCGCCGACGGGTACCGCTGATTTTCGGTCTGTCGACTGCCATCCTGTTCACGGTCGGTGCGCTCGCCGTGTACCGGATGGTGGCCGTGGCGGACGTGGTGCTTCCGATCGACCACACGGTGCTTTATTGGGGACTGGCCGAGCGCACGCCGGGCCGGGACGCCGTCATTACTGGATTCACCAATCTCGGCGGTTCGATCGGGATGACGATTCTGGCCGGCTGCACCGCAGTCCTGATCAGCGTTCTGCAGCGCAGTTGGATCCCACTGATCACCGTGGCATGTACCGCAGCCGGGACGATCTCCATCACAATCCTCGGCAAGACCGCCTTCGCCCGGTCGCGGCCGGACTTCGAATTCGCCGTCCCACCGCTGGAACACGGTTATTCATTTCCGAGCGGGCACTCGCTGAACGCGGTAGCACTCACCGCAGTCGCGGTGTATCTGCTGGTCCGCTGGCAGCGGACGCGGCTGGCCCGCACCCTGACCATCGTCGTCGGCACTGTATTTGCCCTGGGCATGTGCCTGAGCCGGTTATTTCTGGGCCATCACTGGGCCACGGATGTGCTGGCTGGAATCTGCATCGCGCTGGCCTGGGCTGCCGTGGTGATTGCCACGCACGCCATCGTCGACCTGGAACGCCGACGACGCAGGGCGCAGGATTCGATCAGCGCCCTGCGCAGCGTCGCGGCCTAG